In Palaemon carinicauda isolate YSFRI2023 chromosome 32, ASM3689809v2, whole genome shotgun sequence, the genomic stretch ctaagtcagcactttatccaatgatgcagccttgtacatctacatccaaggatatttccccttcaataaaaaaaagttcctttttctcttcatcttccatagtccaaccactcgatcctcccaactgagtcagtactttatccaatgatgcagccttgtacatctacatccaaggatatttccccttcaataaaaaaaagttcctttttctcttcatcttccatagtccaaccactcgatcctcccaactgagtcagtactttatccaatgatgcagccttgtacatctacatccaaggatatttccccttcaataaaaaaaagttcctttttctcttcatcttccatagtccaaccactcaatcctcccaactgagtcagtactttatccaatgatgcagccttgtacatctacatccaaggatatttccttctcaataaaaaaaaaaattcctttttctcttcatcttccatagtccaaccattcgatcctcccaactgagtcagtactttatccaatgatgcagccttgtacctctacatccaaggatatttccttctcaataaaaaaaagttcctttttctcttcatcttccatagtccaaccattcgatcctcccaactgagtcagtactttatccaatgatgcagccttgtacctctacatccaaggatatttccttctcaataaaaaaaaagttcctttttctcttcatcttccatagtccaaccattcgatcctcccaactgagtcagtactttatccaatgatgaagccttgtacctctacatccaaggatatttccttctcaataaaaaaaaagttcctttttctcttcatcttccatagtccaaccattcgatcctcccaactgagtcagtactttatccaatgatgcagccttgtacctctacatccaaggatatttccttctcaataaaaaaaagttcctttttctcttcatcttccatagtccaaccattcgatcctcccaactgagtcagtactttatccaatgatgcagccttgtacatctacatccaaggatatttccccttcaataaaaaaaagttcctttttctcttcatcttccatagtccaaccattcgatcctcccaactgagtcagtactttatccaatgatgcagccttgtacctctgcatccaaggatatttcctcctcaataaaaaaaaagttcctttttctcttcatcttccatagtccaaccactcgatcctcccaactgagtcagtactttatccaatgatgcagctttgtacctctgcatccaaggatatttcctcctctataaaaaaaagttcctttttctcttcatcttccatagtccaaccactcgatcctcccaactgagtcagtactttatccaatgatgcagccttgtacctctacatccaaggatatttccaactctataaaaaaagttcctttttctcttcattttccatagtccaaccactcgatcctcccaactgagtcagtactttatccaatgatgcagccttgtacctctgcatccaaggatatttcctcctctataaaaaaaagttcctttttctcttcatcttccatagtccaaccactcgatcctcccaactgagtcagtactttatccaatgatgcagccttgtacctctgcatccaaggatatttccaactctataaaaaaaagttcctttttctcttcatcttccatagtccaaccactcgatcctcccaactgagtcagtactttatccaatgatgcagccttgtacctctgcatccaaggatatttcctcctctataaaaaaaagttcctttttctcttcatcttccatagtccaaccactcgatcctcccaactgagtcagtactttatccaatgatgcagccttgtacctctgcatccaaggatatttccaactctataaaaaaaagttcctttttctcttcatcttccatagtccaaccactcgatcctcccaactgagtcagtactttatccaatgatgcagccttgtacctctgcatccaaggatatttcctcctctataaaaaaagttcctttttctttccatcttccttttttgggtttttgtatttttttcaggttttttctgCTACTTCTCTtcctgctgctcctttttttatttttttaggttttttgggttttttttttttttgctgcttctcctcctccttctcttcctcctcttgctgctgctcctttttttttttgtatctttttaggttctttttttttttttgctgcttttcctcctccttctcctcctcctcttgctgctgctccatttttttcgggggggggggggggtggtttttgtattttttttaggttatttttttttctggtgcttCTCTtcctgctgctcctttttttaattttttttaattttttttagatttttggttttttttgctgcttctcctactccttctcttcctcctcttgctgctggtccttttttttttttttttttttgtatttttttctaggtttttttttctgctgcttctcctgctGCTTCTCTTCCTGCTGCTCCTTCTTTTATCGTATTTTTTTAGGTTTacttttttttgctgcttctcctcctccttctcttcctcctcttgctgctcctctttctcttccttattttatattttctttaggattttttttgctgcttctcctcctgcttctcttcctcctcttgctgctgctcctttttttttcaggtttttgtattttttttttttaggtttttttttttttttgctgcttctcctcctccttctcttcctcctcttgctgctgcttttttttccgggttttatattttttttaggtttttttgattttttttctgcttctcctcctccttctcttcctactcttgctgctgctcttttttttccgggttttatattttattttaggtttttttttttttttttttttgctgcttctcctcttgcttctctcccttttcttgctgctgctccttttttttttttttttttggtttatgtattttcttttttttaggtttttttgtttttttgctgcttttcctcctccttctcttcctcctcttgctactCCTTTTTTCCCAGGGTTTatattgttttttagtttttttgttttttctgctgcttctcctgcttctcttccttttcttgctgctgctcctttttttttttttttgttttttgttttttttttttttagttttttttttttgttttttttgctgcttcacttcctccttctcttcctcctcttgctgctgcttctttctttttctgttttttggggggtttttatatttttttttcagtcttttttttttcttttgctgcttctcctccttctcctcctcctctgtctcctgctcttttttttttttttgctgcttctgttcctggtgtttctcacgacccccagctgttggcagattctgctcgctcataactgatgctgttagctactattaaatgtagctgctaattactgctgctgctagctgcagtctctaCTATTGCTAGCTGCTGTATGCTGTTActttcggctactagctgctgttatttgctactgcaagctgctgttgctagtgctgctgcttgaTGCTGCTaatgctgctcttgcttgcggctgctgctgcttactgctgcttctgcagattgctgctgctgctgcttttgctagctgcagctgctgctacctttggtagctgctgctgcttttgctagctgctgctgctccaGCTCTCTGCTGCTtcagctgcttttgctagctgcagctacTGCTACCtgtggtagctgctgctgcttttgctagctgctgctgctgctgctgcttttgctagctgctgctgctgctgcttttgctagctgctgctgctgctgcagcctgctgcAGTTGCTGCTTGCTTCcgctgcagccgctcgctactgcaactgttactgctgcaaactgctgCCGCTAGCACctgctgcttgctgttgctcctagctgctgctagctgcttctgctaacgtctgctgcatactgctgctaacttcaaCTGCGACTGCTGCTGGCTACTGCTAACTGTTACTTTtccattgctgctggttctgctaaTGCTACTAACTTTTGCTAGCTCTTACTATCTTCTGCTCcagctatttgatgctccacagctgcgagttcctaaaaatttggactgatgctgcccacctaaccatgaatgcctacctccaaaagatgcagcttctcttcccagccaaagatgtcttggttcaacctccaagaacttgtctgcatactagaagaatcccagcttcatccctctgcatagccagtcttctagattattcccccagaaccacccgaaggttggtatccaaaagaatagatctagatatccgaccatttgtacacttgacagacgcctgtactcgtccatcaaggtacacAGCATACTGGAATCAGCTACtttccttccctctgcagagcctgttgtcctccaggttattccaagcatcgttcaagctggatagttaagtCTTGCATCCTTCAAGTTGGGGGCaatccatccaagcgtccttcaagccaaatattttcaggtgtcctttccagtgaaaatgatgtcctgaacctgtccagaatgggtgaagcacaaaacttaacaaaaagattattcctttccaaacaaaactaaacacacacacacaaaaaaattcctttccaaacaaaactaaacaaaaattgtattcctttttttcctataaatatatttttttggggggcgatattataatcaccatttttttttctttttttttggtggcgatatcataatcaccttttattttttttattttttttggtggcgatgtttaatcaccatttatttttttggtggcgatattataatccccagttttttttcatattttgtgttgggatataattcctctttagtttttcttccagccctgccttctcgtctcttgaaggACGAATCTATTCAACTGGCCATCCCATATTAAATCCCCAGTCTGCTCTCCAGAAATTTCTTTATGATACAATTCCTTCAACTCGGGGTGTATTTGAGAGAGACCGTCTACAAGTTGGGCAATAGCGTAATTCTTAAGGCTTAATTCCATCTCTAGGTTCATGTTTCTTTCCATCATATCTTGATACTTCaccttataaattgcaaattcgtctgtCACTGAAGTTAGATTCCTAATTTCTTCCAGTTttttattcttctcgtcggccTTCACCAACATATTTTTTGTGGCTCTCTCCTCTGAGAggtctctcttcagtcgtctattctctgctttaacaccagcgatttctttccagagtttttccagttcctcctcagccatttccagatcgcacaccacgtctttcttaattaatagttcagtcttcaatttgCAGTTCTCATCCAGGACAGCATCCAATTTAGTTCCTATTCTGTAGACCTCCTTGACTGCAGCattaagttcactttctaaagctgcCTTTTGACAAACGTTTTCGGTCTTCAGTCTCTTGTTCTCAGCCTTGacactgtccagttcagcccaCAGTGTTCGGATCTGCTTATCAGCACTTTCAACGTATtcctccaagtcgctcttttccagAAGTTTCTCGTTGGCTGCCTTCAGATCTCCTGTTACTCTTTCCAGCTTCTTCTCGAGCATCCGAATTTCCTCAtgggcattttctaattccttttctacaGCCATCTTGgtcaaaagctcatcacgaatttgatcgtttcgagcttcagctttttctagactcaCCATTAGAGAGTCAATATTCTTATTGGCTCTTTCAATATCATCTATTAAAGCTAAGTTAGCGACGTTATCAGATGACTCAATTTTTCCTGTCTCTACAGAAGTACAGAAGTCTTGACCAAAAGCTCCTCACGAAGTTTTTCGTTTTGAGCTTCAGCTTTTTCTTGACTCACCATAAGAGATTCAATTCTCTTATTGGCTCTATCTAAATCTTCATTTATAGCTGATATAGCTATGTTGTCCTTTAACTCAATTTTTCCCTTTTCTACAGAAGTCTTGACCAAAAGCTCCTCACGAAGTTTTTCGTTTTGAGCTTCAGATTTTTCTAGACTTTCCATAAGAGATTCAATTCTCTTATTGGCTCTATCTAAATCTTCATTTATAGCTGATATAGCCATGTTGTCCTTAGATAACTCCATTCCTTCTGCCTCTTCGCCATCGACCTCTTCACGGATGTTTTTTGAGTCAATTCCCGTTTCAGTTTCTTGATTTATTTCAGCGAGGAAATCATCAAACATCTGAATTCCCTCTTCTGCTCCGTCTAATTCATCACTTAGATTCTTTTGAGATACTTCCTCCAATTGTGTGCGTTCCCTAGTTTCTTCGGCAACGTGATTCGCCCCACCGTAGACTGCTGGTTccagtctctccatttcctcccgttccatcaaatccaagaatttttctgcttctcgAGGTGAATCCTCTcctccccagcaccatgccatggcGCCAAAAGTAGTCAAAGATCCTATCAAAATAAgcctgtcagtcataaatctaaccattttgtacagtagagatttactcaatgccttccatggctaaggaatatagcattaaaattagaaaaaaaaaatattgacacatttctctgaagacaaagaattcctggagccaagaaagatcagttggagacgaaatcattccgaagacctggcagaaaaccgactcaaagatccagtgaagacaagaaaatcctgcagactttgggagctcaatcgaagatgtttacaacgacgattctgaaatggtattcattctctctctctctctctctctctctctctctctctctctctctctctcctctctctctctctctctctctctctctctctctctccgcgtttgGGGGAttagttagagacgaaataattctgaagcccttgagaaacggaccaagacctggcagaaaaccgactcaaagttcCAGTGAAgacaaagaattcctgcagactttgagagctcaatcgaagatgtccacaacaacgattctctctctctctctctctctctctctctctctctctctctctctctctctctgtatgtatatatacatacacacacacacacacacacacacacatatatatatatatatatatatatatatatatattatgttacataccatcatatatgtatgtatgtgtgtacagtatacacacgcacgcacacacacacacacacacatatatatatatatatatatatatatatatatatatatatatatagtatacatgtatgtatatgcatgtatatattcatatatatgtgcgtatgtgtatatatatttacacacacatatatatacatatatatatatatatatgtgtgtgtgtgtgtgtgtaggtgtatatatatatatatatatatatatatatatatatatatatatatatatatatatatatccatagagatacatacatacatacaaattaatatacatatatatatatatatatatatatatatatatatatatttccatatgtgtgtatgtatacacacatgtatatgtacatacatacctacttatctgggtgtatgtatgtacagtatatatcaatacatattatcatcattatcatgtcctcctgagcctattgacgcaaaaggccatagttagatttcgccattccattatatatatatatatatatatatatatatatatatatatatatagatatatatatacatatatacatatatacatacatatatatatatatatatatatatatatatatatatgtatgtatatatatatatatatatatatatatatatatgtatatatgtatatatgtatatataaatatatcagagTACATATCAGAATAGTACTTAGCTTGGATAACTGTATAGTAATCtgatataaattattaattcaCCAGTAGTTATTCAAACTTCTATCAATAAATAGCAAATATGATACCTATGGTGAAAATAGAATAATGACAGATTTATCCCATAATTCAAGAAAAACAATTTACTTATCAAAAACGCAGAAATTTAAATATTGTTCAGTAATTAATAGCATTCCTTAGTCTATTTCAATGGATATTACAAGATGATATTTTGCAATAAATGCATTTTCAATAGACTCTATTATTAATTCTAATTCctgaataatttcaatattttgaataattgtCGTGTTATGAAACTTCTATATCAAATTGCACGACTTAGTGAAGCATTTGACATCAAATCCTTTTATTTTCGATATTTTGAAAGTCAATTTCTTAAATATTCgatataaatttttactttttgattaactacttttatttgtatgtcagtttttattgttatttcgtaTCGTTTGGAAAGTAAACTCTCGCAAAATCTCGTAAAATGTTGCAAAATCTCGTTAAATCTCGTAGAATGTCGCAAATCTCGTTAAATCTCGCAAAATCTCGTTAAATTTCGCAAAATCTCGTAAAATGTTGCAAAATCTCACTAAATCTCGCAAAATCTCGTAAAATGTCGCAAATATCGTTAAATCTCGCAAAATTTCGTAAAATGTTGCAAAATCTCATTAAATCTCGCAAAATCTCGTTACATCTCGCAAAATCTTGTTAAATTTCGCAAAATCTCGTAAAATGTCGCAAAATTTTGTAAAATCTCGCTTTCCTTCCAAGCCAATTTTGagttgagaattatatatatatatattatatatatatatatatatatatatatatatatatgtatgtgtgtgtatacatatatatatatatatatatatatatatatatatatatatatatatatatatatatctacatacacacacacacacacacatatatatatatatatatatatatatatatatatatgtgtgtgtgtgtgtgtgtgtgtgtgcaacctatatatttatattttcaaagaccTGTTTAGAATTTAGAAATTAAATCTATAATGATTTTAGTCTGAACTAACAGAAAGATTACTAAAAGTTATTGGAAAATATTCgacaaataaaataaagttttcttaACTATATAATACTAAAACTAttctagtaaattattattattattattattattgttattattattattattattattattattattatttgctaagctacaaccttagttggaaaagcaggatgctataagcccaagggaaaatagctcagtgaggaaaggaattaaggaaatataatacaaaagaagttcaagaataataacatgaaaataaatgtatcatataaaatctataaaaaattcaaaataacaagaggaagagaattaagatagaataaaaaaaaaatttaattataaaactaatatacataataaataaccTTATTACtcattaaaatgataaattaatataaaatcatattaacAGATTTAACATAAAATTAACATTTCTCAATGAATCTAATATTATTAATTCCATGGAAAACAGTTAGCCAATAGGGCCACTTAGCTGAATGATACAGCACCAGACACTCGTTTGCTAGCGCCGGGGATCGCTTCTAGACTTCTGGCGGCTAGTTCGCCCAACTATGAATGAGACCAAATTATCGGGGGTAAAAAATAGGGGAAGGGGAGAAGGAGGGGTAGGGGATTTTCttctgttttagagagagagagagagagagagagagagagagagagagagagagaagctatagtGCCATTTCAATTTCCTCCAAAAATCATTGAAAgagaagtaattataataattattaattattatccatCAAACAACAAATCGTTAATTAAATGATGATCTAAAATAACGCAATTCAGCTAGAtccggggttcgattcccgagcGAGTGCTCGACTGCGCTGATCTCTGACCTAGCTGGAAAAgggatgtgtgtgtatacattcatgtatacatacataaacaacaacaacaacaaatacagttgcaaggacaaaggctccagacatgtctttatcatgtctgtggtttggccaattttcatcaccatgctggaaactgtggattggtgaaggtgggagagtCTGAGTGGTCacaacaaacaaacctagtatgggtgtaggatacctttgctgatcatagcaatacgcaaatccttatatatatatatatatatatatatatatatatatatatatatatatatatatacagtatatgtatatatatatatatatgtatatgtatatatatatatatatatatatatatatatacactatatgtatatatacacacatatacagtatatgtatatatatgaaatatgtatatatatacatatacatattttgagagtatataatatatatatatatatatatatatatatatatatatatatatatatatatttattatatatatatatatatatatatatatatatatatacagtatatatacatatacatatatataaaagtgtgtaaataaatattaaaattaccttTCTTAATGATAAAATAGTATAAATCAAATtgtaaaagacacacacacacactctctaacTCAAATCAGCATCAAATATCTTCAGCAAAAATTCCAAATCAGAAAGAAATGAGTCTTTCAGATGATCTATCAAAGCTGATCAGAGATAGACCAATTTCTTATTCTTCTTGGAAGTCGATTATAGGAAAATAAAGCTCTTGTGTTacctttcatataataataataataataataataataataataataataataataataataataacaaaaacaataataataataataataataataataataataataataacaacaataatgataaaaataataataataataataataataataataataataataataataataatgatagcaattgcTCAACTCGAATTCAATAaggactttagaaaagtcttctTGAAGCATTTCCGGGATATTAAATTCTTGTTCTGGTTTCCAAAGATTCTTTTTAGAAAATTGCAGATGGACGATATTGAAACATGAGACGAAAACATTGGTTACTTTTTGGagaattattattgtatatattttatttattttatcacacgcatacatacatttgAATACATGtgaatatactcatacatacacataatcaTACACAGACGCATAGGAGACTATGTATACTTCCACATAAGTAACACACTGTCGCGAGGTAGCTCTGAGACGAGGTGTATGTAAGTGGCTTTATTCAATAAGATAACAAGCTTGTATACAAACAGTTTAGGGCAACAatggcataaaaattcaaacaatgtgaaacatgcaatggcaagcttaagcaggtttttctattatcagagagggAGAGATGTCAGGTACAaacagagaagcgaggtgaatataagtgactttattcaacaagatggcgagcttatatataaacagtttaggGCAACAATGGAATAAATATTCAAACAATGTGacacatgcaatggcaagcttaagaaggtttttctattatcagtccgGGAGAGAACAAgtgataaaaaatatacatatgtatatatatatatatatatatatatatatatatatatatatatatatactgtatgtatatatatatacatatatatactgtatatgtatatatctatacatatatatatatatatactgtatgtgtatatatatatatatatatatatatatatatatatatatatatactgtatatatatactgtatatatatatataaatatatatatatatatatatatatatatatatatatatatatatatatatatactgtatatatacagtatatacttatacatacacatgcataggaACGAACACATGCTACCACATAACAGAAACACTAACTTATATACATTGCTACTTGAGCCAGTCTTGAGCCTGTTCACACATACAATTTCTCCTAAGTATCACAAGACTAAGGTGGTTTTAGGCAACAGGAAAAAGCATAGACCAGCCTAATTGAAGGGAAGTATTTTTCACCAGCATCTACagcaaagaaatctctctctctctctctctctctctctctctctctctctctctctctctctctctctctctctctctctaaacctacTATTTTCCCCCTTTTTGAATTTGCACCCTTTTtatacctacgccaacgaagttggaaggaggttatgttttcgcccctgtttgtgcgtttgtttgtgtgtgtgtgtttgtgaacagcttcctggccacaattttaatcgtagatcaatgaaacttacagggattaactgttaagtaaaaagctggaaatgattaaattttagaaggtcaaggtcaaaggttaaggtcacggttaaaaaaatatccaattcacgtaatcagccataagttcggacatcgttgtcacagagacttcaaacttggttcatatttttagtgtatgaaaatccacgccaattaatacatgtgaaggttaaaggtcaaggtcgagcaaaaaagtcgagaaataagctgccgtggcgggggtctgcactctactgagtgcgccTTCTATTTTATGGGTGTTATCGGGGCTATCTCTATCTTTATCAGTTGGATAATTACTTTattcttattcaaaaaaaaaaaaataagcttaataTGATGTTCAGGATAACATGGTGAAACgatatttatgaattataaaaaaaataataaaatcatcatcatcatcatctcctcctacacctattgacgcaaagggtctaaattagctttcgccagtcgtctcaatcttgagctttcaaatcaatacttctccattcgtcatctacttcgagcttcatagtcctcagccatgtaggcttgggtcttccaacattATATGGGAGTAAAATAATGATATGAACGCACATAAAAGAACTCATAAATAGCATTgacgtaatataaataataatggagACAACGAGAGAAAAATTCATCATAAAAtgatgattggttgattgattgagaTTGTCCTGGCATAAAATAATGATGAAGACACAAGAAATTATTCCTCTTGTATCacttataaatttctttaatatagataaaactataaaaagagaaattcCCAAATTTAATTAAGTTGAATAATTCCTTTAgtaatcaataataaaattaaattaattttaaaattttatcatattgGATGACCCTTCCAATAAGTGGTttagctaaggggggggggggggggggggggtaacggggGGGTCATTCttgaaccccccctcccccccgccccaACTGACCTCAAAGAGAGGGCGATTTCCAAACCAGGTTTCCAGTTCCTAGACGTATGGTATCGAACTCACGACCATAGCCGGACTAACATGAAATCATGCCCGATGTTAAAGGTTTAcatgtcactcatgaatagcagaggcaagggacagtgacaatgccctagagactgacaataaagccatatgatcaatgcccaagactcctctccacccaagctaggaccagggagggccaggtaatggatgcggatgactcagcaggtagatatgtAGGCTGCCCTAAACCCCACAtccctagctcgcaaggatggtgaggttgaagcgaccaaagaaactaacgagaagCTATCGAGttcgaacgggactcgaaccccagtccagcagaacgccaggaagggatgtttccaatagaccaccacaatccCAAGAGATAAAATTTTGACAGATAAATCGTATT encodes the following:
- the LOC137625474 gene encoding fibrinogen- and Ig-binding protein-like, producing MVSLEKAEARNDQIRDELLTKMAVEKELENAHEEIRMLEKKLERVTGDLKAANEKLLEKSDLEEYVESADKQIRTLWAELDSVKAENKRLKTENVCQKAALESELNAAVKEVYRIGTKLDAVLDENCKLKTELLIKKDVVCDLEMAEEELEKLWKEIAGVKAENRRLKRDLSEERATKNMLVKADEKNKKLEEIRNLTSVTDEFAIYKVKYQDMMERNMNLEMELSLKNYAIAQLVDGLSQIHPELKELYHKEISGEQTGDLIWDGQLNRFVLQETRRQGWKKN
- the LOC137625475 gene encoding uncharacterized protein; its protein translation is MAWCWGGEDSPREAEKFLDLMEREEMERLEPAVYGGANHVAEETRERTQLEEVSQKNLSDELDGAEEGIQMFDDFLAEINQETETGIDSKNIREEVDGEEAEGMELSKDNMAISAINEDLDRANKRIESLMESLEKSEAQNEKLREELLVKTSVEKGKIELKDNIAISAINEDLDRANKRIESLMVSQEKAEAQNEKLREELLVKTSVLL